One genomic segment of Streptomyces niveus includes these proteins:
- a CDS encoding helix-turn-helix domain-containing protein, translated as MTPDDSDSHGIEVHLDRMLSERGMTLTELASRVGVTNVNLSILKNGRARAIRFTTLTRICEVLDCQPGDLLTYQGAEVKRRR; from the coding sequence ATGACGCCGGACGACAGCGACAGTCATGGGATCGAGGTCCATCTCGACCGCATGCTCAGCGAGCGCGGCATGACCCTCACGGAGCTCGCCTCCCGGGTCGGCGTGACCAACGTGAACCTGTCCATCCTGAAGAACGGCCGGGCACGCGCGATCCGCTTCACCACGCTGACCCGCATCTGCGAGGTCCTCGACTGCCAGCCAGGCGACCTGCTCACGTACCAAGGCGCCGAAGTCAAGCGGCGGCGGTAA